GCTCGCTGGAGGTGCCGGTACCGGCCGCCAGGTCAAGGACGCGCTGGCCCCTGCTGACGTCCATGGCTTCCACCACAACCTTGCGCCAGCGCCGGGTCTGCCCCAGGGACAGGACATCATTGACGACGTCGTATTTCGGTGCGACGTCGTCAAACATCGTGGCTACTTCGTCCGGACGCTTATCCAAGGATGCTCGGTTCACCATGCCATTGTCTCAAATGTTCGGGAGGGTCCGGACCAAGGCGGCGTGGAGTCAAAGCCCCGCCAGGAATGCCCTGGTATCCGCGGCCACCCGCTCCGGGCATTCCCAGAGGACCACGTGGCCGGTTCCGGCGTACGTTTTCAGGACGGAGCCGGGAATGCGGGCTGCGAGGATTTCCTGCTGGCTGCGGGGCAGGAGGCCGTCCTGCTCTCCCCAGAGGATCAGCGTGGGGGCGTGGATGGCTCCGGCTTCGGTGGGCGGTACCGCCTGGCAGAGCCCTGCCAGCACGGACTTCCACACGGTAGCAGGCATTTTCAGCCCATCCGCCACCCGGTCATCGAGGTACCAGCCGGGCACCGCCTGGCCCAGGGGAAACCACAGCAGCGATTGACGCACCCAGTCCTCGTCCAGCGGGTCGGCCAGGGCCTCCACTTCGTCGGCGAACGCGGGCCTGCCTTGAAGGGTCAGCGGCGAACCCACCAGGATCAGGGCATCAGCACGTTCAGGCTGCATCACGGCCAACTGCTGGGCCACGTAGCCGCCGCTTGAGGAGCCCAGGATGGCGGCCGATTCAAGAGCCAGTGCATCGAGGATCGCGGCCACGTCCCGGGCCTGGTCCTCCAGCGAATAGCCATTAACAGGTTTATCCGCATCCCCCTGGCCGCGCAGGTCAGGCGCCAGGATCCGGAATTCCTCCAGAAGCGGGACCAGCCGGTCGAAGCTCCTGCGTGATTCCCCCCAGGCATGGAGCAGAAGCAGGGGCTGCGCCGAGGCATCTCCCCGGACCAGGCACGGCACGCGGATCCCGGTGCCGAGGAACAGCTGGCGGACTTCGGAGTCCATGGCAGAAGGCTACGCCCGCCCGGCCGCCGCCGGTACCTCCAGCAGGCCTCCCGGGCCACCGCACGCTCGGGAGTAGTGTTGTCTCATCATGACGAGCACGTTCCGCACCTTGACAGTCCCCCTGGATGGAAAAGAATTCCCCGGGGGGCTTCCTGCGTTTCTGGTCCGGGACGATGTCCTCTGCTGGACCCGCCGCGAGGCCGGACTGGCAGGATTCGGCGAGATTGCGCGCTTCACGGCAACGGGCCCCGAGCGGTTCCTTGAGGCAGACATCTGGTGGCGCCACCTGGTCCTTGAGGCCGAGGTCATTGATTCCGTGGAGCTTCCTGGCACCGGGCCGGTGGCCTTCGGCTCCTTTGCCTTTTCCAAGACCTCGGCGCACGAATCGCGGCTGATCGTGCCGGAAATCGTAGTGGGCGTGCGCGACGGCCAGGTGTGGCTCACCCAGCTGACGTTCGACGACGGTCCCCTCACCGGAGACGGCGCCCTCGTCGCACTGGACCGCTGGCTTGCCGGCGGTCCAGCAGCTGCTGCGGCCACACCCGTTGGAGCAGGCCCGACGGCGGCAGCGGACCCTGCCGGGGACGGCACCCTGGGCGGTGCCCGTGCCAGGGCGGGCGGCGCCGTCGTGCGTCCCCTCCCGCTCGCCGCGGCGGCAACCTTGCACACCGGTTCCTTGAGCGAGGAAGCCTGGATGGCCGCCGTCGAAGCGGGCGTAGCCGAAATCCGGACGGGTGCGCTGGAGAAGCTGGTGCTCGCCCGGGACGTGTTGGCCACTATTCCGTCGGGCGTACACGCCTCAGCGGTGCTGCGGGAGCTCGCCGCGCGGTACCGCGAGTGCTGGACATACGGGGTGGACGGGCTGGTGGGGGCGACTCCGGAGATGCTGATCCAGGTTGAGGGCCGCACTGCCCAGGCCCGCGTGCTGGCAGGAACACTGGACCGCCGCGATGCGCACGGCGAAGACGGCCTCCCCATGGATTACGCCACCCGCGTGCTGGCAGGATCCGACAAGCAGCGGCACGAACACGAGATCGCCATTCAATCGCTGACCTCGCAACTGGCACCGTTCTCGGAAGCCATGAACGCCCATGACGAGCCGTTCATCCTGGAACTGCCCAACGTGTGGCACCTGGCATCCGATGTGAAGGCTGAGCTCGCAGAGATCGAAGGGCATGTGCCCACCTGCCTTGCGCTTATCAACGCCCTGCACCCCACCGCGGCCGTCTGCGGAACTCCCACGGAGGTGGCCGGGGCACTCATCCGCAAACTGGAGCACCTGGACCGCGGACCGTACGCCGGGCCGGTGGGTTGGCTTGACGCGGCAGGAAACGGCGAGTGGGGCATTGCCCTGCGCGGCGCCGTCATCGAGTCCTCCACCAACGTGCGGCTTTATGCCGGCTGCGGAATAGTCGACGGGTCACAGCCCGAAGCGGAGCTCGCTGAAACGTGGGCCAAGTTCCGGCCGATGCTGGAGTCGCTCGGCATCAGCAGTTGATTCCCCCTCCCGGCCAGTCCGGGATCGGAGACAACCCCTTCTCCGGCACGCTTGATTTCCGCTGTGATTTAGTTATCCAATAGTGAAACTAAGTTTCCTGTGATGCACATCTCATGATCTGGCGCTACACTATGAATCGATTTAGTACTACACACTCCCCGCAACAAAAGGTAAGAAACATGCAGCTCAAGTCCCTGGCCACGGCCAAAATGACCGCCAAGGCAGCAGCAGTCTTCGTCGTCAGCGCCCTCACCCTCACGGCATGCGGCGGCGGAAGCTCCACCCCGGCAGCCTCCGAAGGCGGCATCCAGCTCATCAACGCCGGCAAGCTCACGGTCTGCTCGGATGTCCCCTACGAGCCGTTCGAGTTCGAAAAGGACGGCCAGACCGTCGGCTTCGACATCGACATCGCCAAGGAGGTGGCCAAGGACCTCGGTGCCGAACTGAGCATCGTGGACAGCTCCTTCGAGGCAATCGAGACCGGCACCGCGCTGACCCAGTGCGATCTGTCCATCTCCTCGATCTCCATCACGGACGTCCGGAAATCGGTCATGGACTTCTCCACCCCCTACATGGACGACGACCTGACGCTCCTGGCAACCACGGCCTCCGGCATCACCAACATTGACAGCGCCAAGGGCAAGAAAGTGGGAGTCCAGCAGGCCACCACCGGTGCCAAGTACGCGGCAGAGAAGGGGATAGACGCCCAGCAGTTCGAGGACACCGGCCTCCTGGTGCAGGCCATCCAGGCCGGCACCATTGACGCTGCCCTGGGCAACCAGTCGGTTCTGG
The Arthrobacter sp. PGP41 genome window above contains:
- a CDS encoding alpha/beta fold hydrolase; translated protein: MDSEVRQLFLGTGIRVPCLVRGDASAQPLLLLHAWGESRRSFDRLVPLLEEFRILAPDLRGQGDADKPVNGYSLEDQARDVAAILDALALESAAILGSSSGGYVAQQLAVMQPERADALILVGSPLTLQGRPAFADEVEALADPLDEDWVRQSLLWFPLGQAVPGWYLDDRVADGLKMPATVWKSVLAGLCQAVPPTEAGAIHAPTLILWGEQDGLLPRSQQEILAARIPGSVLKTYAGTGHVVLWECPERVAADTRAFLAGL
- a CDS encoding isochorismate synthase, with the protein product MTSTFRTLTVPLDGKEFPGGLPAFLVRDDVLCWTRREAGLAGFGEIARFTATGPERFLEADIWWRHLVLEAEVIDSVELPGTGPVAFGSFAFSKTSAHESRLIVPEIVVGVRDGQVWLTQLTFDDGPLTGDGALVALDRWLAGGPAAAAATPVGAGPTAAADPAGDGTLGGARARAGGAVVRPLPLAAAATLHTGSLSEEAWMAAVEAGVAEIRTGALEKLVLARDVLATIPSGVHASAVLRELAARYRECWTYGVDGLVGATPEMLIQVEGRTAQARVLAGTLDRRDAHGEDGLPMDYATRVLAGSDKQRHEHEIAIQSLTSQLAPFSEAMNAHDEPFILELPNVWHLASDVKAELAEIEGHVPTCLALINALHPTAAVCGTPTEVAGALIRKLEHLDRGPYAGPVGWLDAAGNGEWGIALRGAVIESSTNVRLYAGCGIVDGSQPEAELAETWAKFRPMLESLGISS
- a CDS encoding ABC transporter substrate-binding protein produces the protein MQLKSLATAKMTAKAAAVFVVSALTLTACGGGSSTPAASEGGIQLINAGKLTVCSDVPYEPFEFEKDGQTVGFDIDIAKEVAKDLGAELSIVDSSFEAIETGTALTQCDLSISSISITDVRKSVMDFSTPYMDDDLTLLATTASGITNIDSAKGKKVGVQQATTGAKYAAEKGIDAQQFEDTGLLVQAIQAGTIDAALGNQSVLAYAIKDNADWKRVENYASGEKLGIAYKKGNTAMGDKVNATLKRLTDDGSLKKFETTWFGETAK